The genomic DNA aACTGCCATGCCATTACAGATACACATACTAGGCATTTCCAGATTAAAGGGTTTTATATTTTCTGGACTGCTCGAGCTATTCCACTGCATTTCCTGGTTGAGAGCTTCTTGTACACATTGATATCCAGGTGGTCTCCCCAGTAAGGAACCCAATAAAGTAAATGCTCCTTCCCATTCGGTCTCCAGACATTGTGGGCCCAGGTTAAAATGGCCACGGCTGCAGGAAGCGGAGCTGGCAGAACACAATCAGAGCAGTTCAGCCAAATAGAGgcggaattgttttttttatcacatCAGCAGATGTTTTCTTAcagaaaatctgaaaatgttcTGTCTTCTCACTACACACACTCCTACATTTGACGCTCTTGTCTTTAACACACTTGCTTTCTTTCAGGGGCCACACCCTTTTGTGGTGCACAATGTTTAAATCACACTCAATACCCTGATAATGACCACTAAGGAAATCATGACTAAATCATATGATGAAGGTGGTGGTGATGCCTAAAAGTAACCAAAAATGCCACCAGTGCCCTTAGTGTATTTATTGAAGGAACACTTTTAAATGCAGAGAGTGTGACGTGTTGTCCGTTGCTCTGTAAATCCACAGTCCCTGCCATCTATGTGttgatatttataaatgtttacgTAACGccatgatttttttattttttttgtctttttcttttttctggctGCAGTTCAGTCATGTTTATATAAGAGCTCGGAGATAAGACAGTTCAGCGCGCTTGACAGATATCTCTGGAGATCAGTGCAGggataatgtataataataggAGACGAATTTGAGGCAGTGCCTTTCAACTGCTAAATGCAGCAGGATAATCGAGTGTGTCCAGAAAAGACACGGAGTGATTTGCGAAGAAGTTTAAACATTGACAAACCATTAACTACTAAATGATCACTCATCAGACACAGCACACCGAGATAGCTGTCTCTCCGGTGTTGCATCTGCAGAGatcttaatgttttatttaattacacccccacacacacacacaaacacagctatagAAATTAGAAATATCATTTTAATGCAAGAACCCCCCAAGTGGCTTCTACATTAATTGGTGCACCAGAGAAAACCGTCTTATGATTCTACTTGGGTTAGAAATAAATGTGCAACGACTCTGAGCAAATCATACCCTGGATccattgctataaataaatgcagGCTTTGTGCTCTGCGGTTGTTAGACAAAGACATAAATATCATTACCAAGCTGGAAAAGATATTTGCGTGCTGCGTTTGCTTAAAACAAGGCGATAAAATGGCAGAAACCCCAAGCCACGGGAAACCCTGTCACTGTCAGCATGCCTGGGTTTAACCTTCTtcatatttcaaattaagtTAGCCGTCTGGCACAGGAAAAAAGTGGGGAGTGATGTTTGctatttaaaacacacaaacagacactggtggctttctctctcagtgttgAAAGATCCATCTTTTTCCTGAGCCATCTTTCCTGATGGTTTTAAAGTGCAGGAAGTCTTAAAAGAACAGTTAGTTACAGGCTGCGATTGATACCTGCCTCTTCTGAATAGAGAAAGcgcttcaaaataataataataattatatatatgcacattataataaaaaattgtAATTCACTGTGCCGCTCAATGAATAGTTATGTATTCCTAAGTGCAGGGATGAATCGCAGACTGGAGTGACACGCATTTGAAATCCTCTGTAGGGATTTTACTCCTTGTAGGGAAAAAAGATTTAAAACCTTTggaatttaaaaatcaatagcAATCAGAAGCCATAGCATTGCCTCTCTGTAGCAGCCAGGCATAGCGAGAAAGCTTTTACTGCCTTCATTAACCTCCCTTTCTGATGCATAGATTGCTGCTCTTTTCTTAAATTGCTCTTGCATTCATCCCTTAACAGTTTAATTTTTATtgtgatcttttatttttttgtcctaGCTGACAAAGGTATGTACATCATTTCTAGATGTACGGCCACCTACCCCACCAAGTAccgatatattattattaatattattatcatagCCACATGCGAAATGCGAAGTCCTAAAGAGAAGTGGACCAGAAATGGGTTTTTCTAAGTTAAGGCAATGTCACAAAACCCTGACTTTAACAGTCCTGAGACCGAGGCCATTTCCCAAACTAAAATACACGtacatttaaagttttttttatcattgttttgttttttcccctctaaTTGCCGAATGTATCCGTGATGTGATGTACACACTGTACTTGGCAGTCCTGTTTTTTCTGTAATCTCTGTTTGTCTCAAAGACATGTCCTCTGTGTTCTGTGTCAAAGTCCACATGGGAGGAGAtgtgacttaaaaaacaaatgtcctGCAATTgaccttttttgtctttttgaagACTTCAGAACTATTCTATTTAACAGAGTTAAACAGTTTATAACCTGAAGCATATACAgggcttttttattaaaaaagtatGATATATCGGTATAATCTCCCTAGtgaataaaacatacatataaataaataataacaattaatttaagaaaatcTCATCTGCCTAATTCAGTTCCTTGCTTGCAGAACTTTAGTTAGCCTTTGCTTGTGTTGGTCAGCGTATTTCTCGTGACTCACACTGTTTCTGTGCGCAGACTCAAGTCTAGCGATGCTTACAAGAAGGCTTGGGGAAACAACCAGGATGGCGTAGTAGCCAGCCAGCCTGCCCGTGTTGTGGATGAGCGTGAACAGATGGCCATCAGCGGAGGATTCATCCGCAGGTGAGTGTCTGGAGGGGCGAGCAGAGCAGAGGAGGCCACTGTGGCCAATTACAGTCCTACCCAAGGGGCCCTGCTCCCTGAGTCCATGGCCTTTTTATACCAGCAGAAAgtggaaatgtaattaaactaGAACTGCATAAGTGAAAACTaattcacatatatatatatgaaataaccactcgttacaaccgaggtatgcagcaaagcatttgtgaagccacaacacgtacaaccttgaggcggatgggctacaaaaGCAGAAgatcccaccgggtaccactcatctccactacaaataggaaaaagaggctacaatttgcacaagctcaacaaaattggacagttgaagactggaaaaatgttgcctggtctgatgagtctcgatttctgttgagacattcagatggtagagtcagaatttggcgtaaacagaatgagaacatggatccatcatgccttgttaccactgtgcaggctggtggtggtggtgtaatggtgtgggggatgttttcttggcacactttaggccccttagtgccaattgggcatcgtttaaatgccacggcctacctgagcattgtttctgaccatgtccatccctttatgaccaccatgtacccatcctctgatggctacttccagcaggataatgcaccatgtcacaaaggtcgaatcatttcaaattggtttcttgaacatgacaatgagttcactgtactaaactggcccccacagtcaccagatctcaacccaatagagcatctttgggatgtggtggaacgggagcttcgtgccctggatgtgcatcccacaaatctccatcaactgcaagatgctatcctatcaatatgggccaacatttctaaagaatgctttcagcaccttgttgaatcaatgccacgtagaattaaggcagttctgaaggcgaaagagggtcaaacacagtattagtatggtgttcctaataatcctttaggtgagtgtatattgtcagCTGTCAGATTATCTGAGATACGTGGGGTAAGGATGGTATTACAGGTGAATAACTGGGATCCAATTGGAACACAGGGATTAGATCCCCAACCCACCCAGCCAGCGCCTTGCCTGTGATAACATGGGTAAAATGTTAATCAAACTCCCCTTTCTTTTGCATCCCTCGCTCCTCCCAAAATCCCCCCTGCCCCAATCCTTGGCTCATTCCACCCAGTAAGGGCCAAGGGAGGGCACTCTGAGAGCCTCCTCCCCTCTGTCCTTCCCTCACCCAAACAGGCTGGGTTAAATTGAAGTGAATGTCCAGTTGCTGATCCACTGCCAACAATTTGGGAATCTGAATCTCCTGTCATTTGTTTCATGTATGATTTAATTTGGGTGTAGCTGGCAGCCCAGTGCCATGAATTAAACGCCTTGCCCTTCATCGTGCTTCGCTCTTTCGGCTCTGCAGGGTAACAAACGATGCCCGGGAAAATGAGATGGATGAGAATCTGGAGCAGGTCGGTGGCATCATTGGAAACCTGCGCCACATGGCCCTGGACATGGGCAACGAGATCGACACACAGAATCGCCAAATCGACAGGATCATGGAGAAGGTAATGGCCTTTACTCTCTTGTGGAGCCGGGGGGCCCTGTCACTCCTGCAGCCCGGAGGGTAACAGGGCTGGTGGGGAACCAGCTTGATCGCTTATGGCAGTGTTGCACTCGAGAGCCCCTGCAACCCTTTAACATGTTACTGGTCAGACTGAGgccaatgtacattattttagttCATTCTCTAATGTGTCTTAGTATCTCCTGGCTTTATGACATGATCGGCATTGCAGTTCATGACAGTGAGACCTTGCTCTATACAGTTGTGGGAGTGACTGAATGACATAACTGTATTGAACACAGCTGTGTCTAGAGTGCTGACCAGCAGTAGATGTTTACAGATGATTTTGCTTATCAGGCAACCTAGCACTGTTCTCCAGACGCAGGTGCCGGTATTAGCCTTCCACTCTGACCATTGTCTGTTCTTCTCCTAGGCCGACTCCAACAAAACCAGGATTGACGAAGCCAACCAGCGCGCGACAAAGATGCTCGGCAGTGGCTAAACAACGCAAGGAAGTGCTTTTACCCCCTGTGCTGCTTACTAAGCAGTGCAAACTTGCTTTTATCATGGCATTTACCTACTAGGtttgcacacatgcacatatcAGCCCCCCTTCTCCCTCCCCATTGTAAATGTAGTTCTGTGCAGTTCGTTCGCTTTTTAATGATAGTCCTTGTAACTTTCTTTTCTAGGTATCTTTCTTTCCAAAGGTTGTATATAGTGCTGATTTGATGGCTCTAGCTCACTAGTGAAGTTTTCGTTCtccctttttttaaaatatatacatatacataaatatatatatatatatatatatatatatatatatatatatgtatatctttgCTGGATGAAAACAATGTAGGAATGCTATACAAACTGTTTTCCTTTTCAGTATTTCAGTAAAACTGTGTAATTCCATCTTGCTACTGCCGTGCTCCTCTTTTTGATGttgtaatgaaacaaaaaagacTAAACAAAATTCAAAGCATTTACGGTTGCTGTCCTTggttatatttaattttttactcATCCGCCATTATAAGTTCATGTTTAGACACCTTGCAGCTAGACTATGTAACTGTAATAGGCATTGCACTTACAAGTGATGTGATTTGTGCATTATGCATGACGAATACTAGATCTTAGAATCttctaaataaaatgaaaaaaataatcaaaaaataaaaaaagaacgtTACATGGCAGTAGCAAATCGACAAAAGCATGCTCAGTATTAGGACACAGTTGAGAGTACCTTATTCCTGGAGGGTACAggagtgtcacagtttctgtcAATAAACTGTGACCATCGTTGTAAAATAAAAGgaagaaatatataaacagacaaaaaaacacaatatggctgtagcacaaatacaaaaaaatgaccTGTTTTCTTAATGAATATGCAGTTCGATATTGAATAAATGCTGAAGGGCGTGGGACTGGTTGTGTACTGTAATATAAGGTTTGATGCTCTTTATGATGAAAAAAGAGactgcaatacaaaataaatgaataaataaatgaaaaaatgaaaaaaaaaatgaaaacacgtGAAGAGGCACATATTTCTGAAAAACTTTTTTAAGAAGACCGATATCTTGTTAGTTCTGCTCTCCCCTTGTGGTTTGTTaccagttaaaaaaatatctttGTTGCTTCTGTACCTAGAGCTATGCACACCAAATCGCTAAAATGTGGAGTAgttaaacagacaaacaaaatacCTTAACTGAATGATACATAGGTAAAACTGTGAGATAAATGTCCTCGAAGCATGTAATATTAAAACTCCTTCTGTCTCCTGTCAGTTTGTGAAGTGATTGACATTTTGTAGCTAGTTGAAATGATTAAAAGTAATAAACCTCCAGTGGTTGTGAAGCTTCTTTGTGGCCTTTCTGTCCTTTCAGCACCTCCTTACGGTCCTGCCCTTCACAGGGAGAAAGGCATAATTTAGTCCAAACAGCAGGGGCAGCACACCTTTTGGTAGAAAACAAAGTCAGGTCCCTGGTGTGGTGGGGTTTTCAGTCACTCAAATCAGGAGACACAGATACAAGCAAAGAAATCCTCTTTACTCGATGCGCACGAAGGGAGTTTCACCCTGACTCGATAGTTCCCAGGCAGAACTCAAAGGTATAAGACACTTATAGAGTCTTGGTAATGTTGACATAATTAGAGATGTAATCATGTTAAGAAACCCCTGTAGTTGTAACACCCTCAGAATCAGATCCAGTCTCAGTTGGTTCCTAGTTGCCTCTTGTTCGCAGTATCTGTGTTTATTATCTTTGAAATTCGACCTCCATGAAAGGAAAATTCCTCATATATCTCACCAATGGAAACACGTTAATTAAAGAGAAAGAGATCTTAGTACAGAGAATAAGCTCTAGTCTAATTACATAAACAGTAAGCTGAAACATATTTCTGCTGTTTTATCTCATGCAGACTTTCTCACGGTGCCTGGCAGTTTCTCCTCATCTTCTGCCTTACACAGCTGCATGTTTAACGCTGACACCCAAAGCTTTCTAAAAATGCTGTTTAACAGCAGCGCTAACTTATTTTATACACAAGTATTTTTCAGTAGTTTGTATAAAGCATTCAGAATTATTCATGTTTACCACCTTTATCACCTTGTAAACATTTTCTGGtgaaaaacaacagcactgATTCCACAATCCAAGGCAAACTCACATGGTTTAACAGACACTTAACATATGAAGCTCCACACACCCCACATTACAagacagcactgtggagtactAGTTAGGGCTCTTGACTCAtgattcaaaggttgtgggttcaaatgcTGGGTAATCAAATCCTGCTAAAtgacaagaaatgttgaaagtGGAAGAGAAAATGAGAAGTACCCTGAGGTGCAGGAAAACAGCATGAGCAGTTTGAGAGGATAGAGGCAGCTGTGGGCAAGACTTCTATCAACACCCAACAGCACTGCTTCAGTCGTGACCTTGTCTGAAATGAACCTGTCATGCTCTCCTCCATAAAATGGTACCTCCCCCTTGGTGAACGATCCCACTATAAAGCCTGGTGTTTGCAAAAGCAGTAAACACCCTGTTAATTTGCCGCTGCGTTCCTAATTAAGCTTTTCACAGGAGAACTTCACAGTGTCTCTTTCTCACACTCATCACACTAATCCCGTCAGATCTCAGTGGGCTTCCTCCTCTTCCACCCAAATTTCGAAATTTCAATGCGATGCATCCTCAGCCAATCACAAGCCATCATTCCCCAGATATAAGATGGGCTGCACTCTGTATCCGTGTTCTTTATCTCTTATATTTATTTCCAAATATACGCTTCGGATATTCAAGTGAATGTCTCTCAGTGGGTAACAGTTTGCTAGAGACCCTTTCATGTTCTGGCCATTCAATCTGAGACTCGagaagaaaaagcatttttttcttctgcatgTGCATTTCGATGCATTTGTACCAAGAACAGAATTAATGCACGGTCCAGGAGTGTGTGAGGCCATGGATATATTGAAGGATTATGGAGCTGGGCCTATGATTTGGTTTAGCTTTTCATTGATTTAATCTGCGAAACATTTAAATCAGTAGTCGGGGCCCCACATCCCTTTCCCTCAGTGTGATTGGACTGGAACAATCCAGCACAGGGGCAGCCCTCTCCATTCCCAGTTACTCTGTTTAGAGGGACTGTGAGAGTCCTCTAATGGGGCTCTTCTCAGAAGCCCTGGATTTAGTGGGATTACACCGTCTACGTCACACAGCTACTGAATTATGTAAGAGCATGGATCTCCCCTGTACTGCATCGGCTCTACATCCACTGAACTCAGTTATACACAAAGACAGAGCTAAATATCCAGGCTTCCTGGGACAAATGTGCACAAGGGCAGTGAGACCTAAAGGTGAAAAAGAGCTGCCATCGGACTTCAAGGGCAGATGGGCATGGAATTAATTTAGAAAGGTATGACGGCCAGCTGAGAACGTCCAGAGACTTTCAAGCACACTGCATGTTTCTCTAAAGCTGCCACATCGCACAAATCTGATTCGATGACACAACATTGACCACTGAACCTGCAAAGGTTTGGGTTAATGGTGTCCATTTCAAGGAGCACCTGTTATATTGTATGTAACAGTAAGAAAGTGTAGAAACAAGGAAACAAAGGAAATCCCAATTTAAtctattgtattgtttgttttgttttcctggggTGGCCTAGCTAGCCGGCGTTTCTAGCCAACTCGGCTCCTCAGCAGCATTGAAAGCTGGTCCAGAACTTCAGAGTTATTCCACACTGTTATTCTGCACTGTGTAAGAGCCAGGGAATAATGCAGCAATCTTGTGTAACAGACAAAAGACACCTATAcaatacacactacacactgcatactgcacactgcacactacaaactgcacacaacacactgcacagtggacactacacactacacactacacaccgcACTCTGCactctgcacactgcacactgcatactgcacactgcacactacacactgcactctacacactgcacactgcacattgcatactgcacactacacactgcacactgcatactgcacacaacacactacacactacacactacacactgcacactgcactctGGCAACAGAACTGAAGCACAAGCAACTGGACCACAAACTGAGAAAACATAAGCATGTTATGcagcacattttatttataatttaaggTTTTTTTATGACATGATATTCTCATTCTGCAAATGTGAAGAGGACATGAGACACAAGGAGGGTGTTCACCAGGTATGTATTCCCTGTCCTGTTCTCTCTTGTTCAAATTCAAAGCACCTGTTCAATCACAGAAAAAGGGATTTTCACTCCATGAATAATTTTTAATAATCAGTGCTATAATTCAGCAAGTTGCTGCAGTTTCAATGGAGTCAAAACACCTTGTCTGCCTGAAGGTCAAGGTCCCATCACACTCCAGTCAACATCATCCCTCTATAGCTGTATCCTGTGCCACACAATCTATTCCTTTTCAAAAACGAGCCTCACCTTCACCCTGATTTCAATGCTAGTGATTCATCATGGGTTCTGACAGCGCTGCATTAGAGGGATAAGTCAAAACAAGGCAGGCCCTCGTGCCTCCACTGAAACCAGAGATGCCTCACGATAGCAGCCGAGTTCCCGGTGCATTATCAGCCTTAATTTCCATTATACTGCCACTCTCGTATTAATTTCTCCCCAAATGCCCTGAGAAAATGAATATATTCAACACATAATGGAAGATAACAGACACACTCCACAGCCTTACGTAAgtaaaatgacaataataatactcatcataataaataaaatcataaatctTAAGGAGAGATATCTCACGCACGAATGAATTTGCTACACAGCTGTATTgaatcatatatatgtatggatTAGGCAAGAATACATATATCTGTGGTGTATGTTAGTAAGTGTGTTTTCTATTCTTATGTACTGAAAATAAACGTGTAGATGTGGTGCAATTCAAGTGGGCAGCAGGTATTCCTACTGCAGCAGGAACGGGATTTATTTCTTGCCAAGTTTAAATAGGAAATGGCATTTCAATCTTAAATACAGAATTATGTCCAAAATCCCAAATGTCTTTCTTTACAGGGGCAAATGTTCTTCGGGCAGCCCATTGTTATCATCTTGAATCAATGTCTCCAGTCTTATAGAAGCTTTTACAACCTTCAACCTTATTATtgctgttgtggttgttgtttttatcattttcaggATAAAACTGATGTAATTATGTGCAAAGGTGAACACTGCAAGCCTGCAGTTAGATTTGGTCTCTATTGGATGTTCATACAAGTCTGTAGAGCCGGGATTATTCCCTCCTGAATAGACATTCTTCTGGAATCCAATATAGACAGTGTGATGATGAGTCATAAGTAAACAGGTCTCCTCTCTGTCAGTGAATTAACACTGTGAGAAATCTCCTAGCTAGAGCTACAGCTTTTGCgtttgcttttttcttcttctcagcTTTTCTATACTTAGCATTTATGCTAATGCCTCTCACCATAAATACATCAGGGAGCAGAAGTGGAAGACATTTTACCCACCAAGAGCAGAGATGTTTTGAATTATTAAAAATTCAATTGTGTTTCATACACCATTTCACATGGATACTGTAATTGCTCACTACTTTGTCCAGACACTTCAGTCTCTGTGGCCACTGGGTAACACACTGAACTGTGCTTCTGAACTTTTTCACTCCTGCTTGTGAGTGTAAGGCGCACTGCAGTGACAGTGCCGTGCGCCAAACCGCCCCTATCTTTTCAGTTCTGTCTGATTAttcagttaaatatttaaagagctTTCAAATCCCATTATtctcaaaaacaataaaaatgggTCAACCAAAATGCagttcttttttctctttcagtgTAAATATTGCCTGCCTAAAACACACATGAAAAAGTTATTGTATCTGCCTCAGATTAAATAGAAATCATTATATTTGACTAATAGACTGGTACCCATTCTGTGTTAAAAGTCCTATGTGTCAAACTTTACAGCAGAATGTCAAAATAATCACTCAGATTTGACAACACAATCTTCTGTTATAGACGATGCTAGTGAGGTCATTTGGGGGACTTCACAGGTGTTTTTAATCTTTTGTCCCTGGTGGACATTAACAGTCAAGGTTTGTGATTAAACAGGTCTACAGGTCTTTGCAAAAtcaatagatatataaatagtcTCTACTTTATACTTACACACAAAAAAGTCCACAGGAAACAGGCTAAACATATGAGTACCATATTTTTtcccatgaaaacaaaaatctaattgCATCAAAACCTGGACAAGGTGTAACAACTGGACCTGGAACTGAGCAATGCAGAGGACACATGAGGGGAAAAACTTAGATGACATTCAGTTACCAGAAGAGCTACAGACGTGAGAATTCAAGCTCGGCTGCAATATCTGTTTTTCAGGTTGTTGCTGTCGTTGTTTAGTTCAGTAGCTTCAAAGTAGCAGCGCCAGCAGTGCGATCTATTTCCCTGCGTCACCACTGGGCCTGTGCTTCCGAATTTCCATAATGTGTTATGTGTGACACATTATTACACCTGTGAGCTGTTAGCAGGAATAAGGACTGAAATTAAATCTCCCGTCTTGTGCTTGGTGTACACCTGTGAATTCCCTATTTCATTGGAATTTGGCAACTTATTTGGCGATACTGTAACAGCCCAGATCACAAGGTCAGGATTGGCGCCGCGAAACAGCGACCCCTGCAGTGTggcgcagtgtgtgcagtgtgtgtgcagcagtgtctgcagtgtggcgcagtgtgtgcagtgtgtgcagtgtgtgtgcagcagtgtgtgcagtgtgtgcagtgtgtgcagtgtgtgcagtgtgtgcagcagtgtctgcagtgtgtgcagtgtgtgcagtgtggcgcagtgtgtgcagtgtgtgcagtgtgtgctgcagtgtgtgcagtgtgtgcagcagtgtctgcagtgtctgcagtgtgtgcagcagtgtctgcagtgtgtgcagcagtgtgtgcagtgtgtgcagtgtgtgcagtgtgtgcagcagtgtctgcagtgtgtgcagtgtggcgcagtgtgtgcagtgtgtgcagtgtgtgctgcagtgtgtgcagtgtgtgcagcagtgtctgcagtgtggcgcagtgtgtgcagtgtggcgcagtgtgtgcagtgtgtgcagtgtgtgctgcagtgtgtgcagtgtgtgcagtgtgtgcagtgtgtgcagcagtgtctgcagtgtgtgcagtgtggcgcagtgtgtgcagtgtgtgcagtgtgtgctgcagtgtgtgcagtgtgtgcagcagtgtctgcagtgtgtgcagtgtggcgcagtgtgtgcagtgtgtgctgcagtgtgtgcagtgtgtgcagcagtgtctgcagtgtgtgcagtgtgtgcagcagtgtctgcagtgtgtgcagtgtggcgcagtgtgtgcagtgtgtgcagtgtgtgctgcagtgtgtgcagtgtgtgcagcagtgtctgcagtgtgtgcagtgtgtgcagtgtggcgcagtgtgtgcagtgtgtgcagtgtgtgctgcagtgtgtgcagtgtgtgcagcagtgtctgcagtgtgtgcagcagtgtgtgcagtgtgtgcagtgtgtgcagtgtgtgtgcagcagtgtgtgcagcagtgtgtgcagcagtgtctgcagtgtgtgcagcagtgtctgcagtgtgtgcagtgtgtgcagtgtgtgcagcagtgtctgcagtgtgtgcagcagtgtgtgcagcagtgtctgcagtgtgtgcagtgtgtgcagtgtggcgcagtgtttgcagtgtgtgcagtgtgtgctgcagtgtgtgcagtgtgtgcagcagtgtctgcagtgtgtgcagtgtgtgcagcagtgtctgcagtgtgtgcagcagtgtgtgcagtgtgtgtgcagcagtgtgtgcagcagtgtgtgcagcagtgtctgcagtgtgtgcagtgtctgcagtgtgtgcagtgtgtgcagtgtgtgtgcagcagtgtgtgcagtgtgtgcagtgtgtgtgcagcagtgtctgcagtgtgtgcagtgtctgcagtgtgtgcagtgtgtgcagtgtgtgtgcagcagtgtgtgcagtgtgtgcagtgtctgcagtgtgtgcagtgtgtgtgcagcagtgtgtgcagtgtgtgcagtgtctgcagtgtgtgcagtgtgtgcagtgtgtgtgcagcagtgtgtgcagtgtgtgcagtgtgtgtgcagcagtgtgtgcagtgtgtgcagtgtctgcagtgtgtgcagtgtgtgcagtgtgtgtgcagcagtgtgtgcagtgtgtgcagtgtctgcagtgtgtgcagtgtgtgcagtgtgtgtgcagcagtgtgtgcagtgtgtgcagtgtctgcagtgtgtgcagtgtgtgcagtgtgtgtagtgtgtgtgcagtgtctgcagtgtgtgcagtgtgtgtgcagtgtctgcagtgtgtgcagtgtgtgcagtgtctgcagtgtgtgcagtgtgtgtgcagtgtgtgtgcagtgtgtgcagcagtgtgtgcagcagtgtgtgcagcgtgtgcagtgtgtgca from Amia ocellicauda isolate fAmiCal2 chromosome 1, fAmiCal2.hap1, whole genome shotgun sequence includes the following:
- the LOC136732050 gene encoding synaptosomal-associated protein 25 isoform X2, with the protein product MAEDADMRNELSDMQQRADQLADESLESTRRMLQLVEESKDAGIRTLVMLDEQGEQLDRVEDGMNHINQDMKEAEKNLKDLGKCCGLFICPCNKLKSSDAYKKAWGNNQDGVVASQPARVVDEREQMAISGGFIRRVTNDARENEMDENLEQVGGIIGNLRHMALDMGNEIDTQNRQIDRIMEKADSNKTRIDEANQRATKMLGSG
- the LOC136732050 gene encoding synaptosomal-associated protein 25 isoform X1, translated to MAEDADMRNELSDMQQRADQLADESLESTRRMLQLVEESKDAGIRTLVMLDEQGEQLERIEEGMDQINKDMKEAEKNLTDLGKFCGLCVCPCNKLKSSDAYKKAWGNNQDGVVASQPARVVDEREQMAISGGFIRRVTNDARENEMDENLEQVGGIIGNLRHMALDMGNEIDTQNRQIDRIMEKADSNKTRIDEANQRATKMLGSG